The following are encoded together in the Nocardioides sp. Arc9.136 genome:
- a CDS encoding acyl-CoA dehydrogenase family protein gives MPLSAEGVSIVETWDTLGMRGTASHDLVLDGVFLPAAGVLGTRPYGVLAGPLLVAAIHFAPLAGAAYLGVGRGACDEAARLLRTRPDPAAGAVRAVGEMRARLRVARWALLGAVAETGDDLAADAETLTTLMTAKREAVLAARAVVDQAMEVAGGAAFFKRSPLERAYRDARGGPFHPLTPEATLDLVGRRTLAEG, from the coding sequence GTGCCCCTCTCGGCGGAGGGGGTGTCGATCGTGGAGACCTGGGACACCCTCGGCATGCGCGGGACCGCCAGCCACGACCTCGTGCTCGACGGCGTGTTCCTGCCGGCCGCCGGGGTGCTCGGGACCCGGCCGTACGGCGTGCTCGCGGGTCCGCTGCTCGTGGCCGCGATCCACTTCGCGCCGCTCGCGGGCGCGGCGTACCTCGGCGTCGGCCGGGGCGCCTGCGACGAGGCGGCCCGGCTGCTCCGCACCCGGCCCGACCCGGCCGCGGGGGCGGTCCGCGCGGTGGGCGAGATGCGGGCGCGGCTGCGGGTGGCGCGCTGGGCGCTGCTCGGCGCGGTGGCGGAGACCGGCGACGACCTGGCCGCCGACGCGGAGACGCTCACGACGCTGATGACCGCCAAGCGCGAGGCGGTGCTCGCCGCCCGCGCGGTCGTCGACCAGGCGATGGAGGTGGCGGGCGGGGCGGCGTTCTTCAAGCGGTCGCCGCTCGAGCGGGCCTACCGCGACGCCCGGGGCGGCCCGTTCCACCCGCTGACCCCGGAGGCCACCCTCGACCTCGTCGGCCGGCGGACGCTCGCCGAGGGGTGA